A segment of the Crassostrea angulata isolate pt1a10 chromosome 10, ASM2561291v2, whole genome shotgun sequence genome:
ACAAGAAGATAAGTCAGCAGACAAAGAAGAAAGAGAAGTTAAACGTGAAATTAAGTTTACAGAGAAAGGTTTAGAGAACTTTGAAACATTGTGTAAGGAAAATGGAAAACTTATAGACAGAGCCTGGAATTCtgttgaagattctattcttagTATACAAGATAGTGAGAAAGATGTGAAATCTTTACGAAAACTTGACAATGATATTCGTGTTGTGTTTGAGGAATATACAGAAAGAGTCAATGTGTATGGAGAATGTTTACGCAGAGTTAATAATGAACTTGCAAGAAAAGAAGAAGAGAAACTGAAAGCATATTATACAAGAGCGTCACAACTTGTAGAAAACGCTTtagaagaaataaagaatttaagAATGGACCTGGTGGAAAATGCATCACATATTTCTACGACTTCAAGTTcagaaagaagaagaagaggagAGCAGAAATTAGAATACCTGAAGAAGGAAGCAGAACTTCAGAAAGAAAAGCTGAAATTAGAACAGGAAGAAATTACCCACAAAGCGGAAGCAGCAAGAAAGAAACAAGAAGTAGAGATAAATCTGAATCTACTCAAACAAGAAAGTGCTGTGATGATGGATGAAGAGGACGAAGAGGATGATGTGTCGTTATCTGTTACAACAGACAATAGAAAGGACCGAACTAGAAGATACGTTGAAAACTTGAACTCACATGATAATGACATTGAACGTGAAGATGCAGACCTTCGTACTCCGATTCCTGCCGAAAGTGTTCCAATTCCCACACCTTATCGCCCGTCTTATATCCAGCGACAACATTTTGCAGACAATAGTGCAGCTCATTTTCCTGTTGATCCTCCGtcaaatacagttgaaataCAGAACCCTCAAACCCAGATGTCATCTGCGGACTCACATTTGTCAGAGTTGACATTATTCCTCATGCGAAAACAGCTTGTTCCAGAAAGATTCTCTAATTTCGACGATAAAGTTGAATCGTACAATTCTTGGAAATCTTCATTTCAAAGCATTGTGGCTGAAATAAAAGTGTCAAAATTTGAAGAGCTTGAATTGCTCGTAAACCGTCTCTCAGGAAGGTCGAAGGAAGTGGCTTCCAGCATCCGTAATGCCAACCCTGGTGATGCCGACCGTGCTGTCAAACTGATATGGGAACGATTAGACGAGATGTATGGTAGACCTGAACTGATTGAGTCTTCGCTGCGTTCACAATTAGAGAACTTTCGACAAATAGGTTCGAGTGAAAATAGTAGACTATACGACCTACTGAACATTTTAATCAAGATTGAATCGTTGAAAACAAACCCCCAGTTTGCCACAAGCTTAGCCTACTATGATTCATCTTCAGGAGTGAACCCCATTATCAGCAAGTTACCTTACAGCCTCCAAGAAAAGTGGATCACTAGAGCATCTGCCCACAAAAGAACAAATCAAGTCCCATTTCCAcccttttccttttttgttaCTTTTCTCAAGGAAATGTGTGCTATAAGAAATGACCCTGCATTTGCGTATAGCAGACCAGCAGTTCCTGCTAATAAGAACAGACCCGTACGTACTCCTATGGTGCAAAGTCGTAAATCAGAGGTGACTGACCCTGGACGAGTTGATCCGAACCGGTGTCCTTATCACAAGGCTGATCACAGCATACATGACTGTTATGGTTTTCGTGCAAAGCCACTTACTGAGAGAAAAAACTTTTTACAAAGCAGAAACATTTGCACAAGATGTTGTTTGTCAACCCAACACTTACCTAAGGACTGTCAAGTGAGAATTCAGTGCAAAATCTGCGGGTATTCCAACCACGCCACAGCACTACATGTGGATAAAGTTTCATCTTGGAGCCCAAGCATTCATGGCGGGGAGGGAATTCGCAACTCCTTTACACAACCACACTCCTCTGGACCTGGCCAAGCAAACTTACCTTCAACGTCCAAGGTTTCGACAAGTAGTACTGTGACATCAAAGTGTACGACTTTCTGCGGGGACAGATTCCAAGGAAAATCTTGCAGCAAAACCTTTCTTGTGGATGTGTTTCATGAAAACAACCCGAACAATGTGCACCGTATTTATGTGATCGTGGACGATCAGTGCAATCAGACACTTGCTTCACCCGAACTGTTAGATATCCTGAATATCTCTAGTGTACCTACCAAATTCACCCTAACTACATGTTCAGGAAAGACAGCTATGTATGGCAGAAATGTTCTCGGACTCAAAGTGCGATCTATTGACAAGAACGTTACTTTAGACCTTCCATCTACTCTCGAATGCGAGGACATACCTAACGATTTATCTGAAATCCCAACACCGGAGATTGCAGAATCCTATCATCATCTTAGTGTTATCACATCTAAGATTCCTGAGTTTGATCCAGACTCAAAAGTTCACTTACTGATTGGCAGAGATCTACTGGAAGCCCATCATGTTGAAGAGCAAATCCTTGGACCCCGAGGAGCACCGTTCGCACAGAAACTCGTTCTTGGTTGGGCCATTATTGGCGAAGTCTGTCTTGGGAGGATTCATCAGAGAACGTCCCTTAACGTGAAGAAAGTCTCAGTTTTGAATGACGGTAGAGTGACATGCAATGAACTTTGTCCAAATCATTTGCATATCAAAGAACAGATTTCAACTTCTAACAGTTTAGTTTGTGCTCGTGACTTTCGGGGTGATAATGTATTCACAAAGACGCCTGACGATGACCAAGTTGGTTTATCAGTTGAGGATCGTTTGTTCCTAAAGCTTATGGACAAAACTTTCAAGAAGGACGAGGAAGGTTATTGGACAGCCCCTCTGCCCTTTAGACAACTTCCTGAATACTTACCCAACAACAAACCACAAGCATTTCACCGAGCCCAAATACTTCATACAAACTTGCAAAGAGATCATGTTAAGAAAGAACAGTTTGTGACATTCATGCGTAAAGTACTGGACAGTGGAGCAGCAGAAGTGGCTCCTTCGTCTTCAAATGCAGTTTGTTGGTATCTACCGTTATTTGGAGTTCGCCACCCGAGAAAGCCAGAACAAATTAGAGGTGTTTTTGATTCATCTGCTGTTCATGAAGGTATCTCACTCAACAGCCTTCTTATGTCTGGTCCAGACATGGTTAACAGCCTATTAGGAATCCTACTTCGCTTCAGGAAGGATGAAGTGGCAATTACTGCGGACATTGAACAAATGTTCTATCGTTTTCGGGTGGATGAGGACCATCGGGACTTCCTACGTTTTTATTGGTACAGAGAGAATGATCCTGACGACATCCTTGTTGAATACAGAATGCGTGCACACGTATTTGGCAATAGTCCATCGCCTGCCATAGCAACTTACGGAATCCGCAAGACAGTAGAGAATGCTGATGAAGATTTGAAGGACTTTGTGAATCGTAACTTTTATGTTGACGACGGACTCATTTCCTTGCCTGATGAAGCCAGCGCTATCGACCTCATGAAACGCACCCAGTCCATCATGAAGTCAGAAGGTAGATTAAGACTACACAAAATTACCTCTAATAAACTGGCAGTGATGGAAGCATTTGATCCAAGTGACCATGGTGAACAACTCAAGGAGTTTGACGACGACGATTTGGTCCATAGAAGCCTTGGTCTCTGTTGGAACCTGAAAGATGACACATTTAGATTTACAGTGCCAGTGAAGGAAAAGCCATTCACTCGACGTGGTCTATTGTCAACGGTGAATAGTTTATTTGACCCCATAGGATTTATAACACCCATTACTATAAGTGGAAAGATCCTCCTTCGAGATGCAACACCCCCTGGTGTAGACTGGGATGAACCCTTACCCTCCAGCTACCTTCAGAAGTGGACAGAGTGGCAGTCTTCACTTCAGAGCTTAAAAGAAGTCGCCATACCACGGATGTTATCGCACATGTCTGTGAGCCTAGCCAAGACTGCTGAAGTTCATATATTTTGCGACGCATCTGAAAAAGCTATTGGAGCATCAGCATATATTAAAGTGGAAGATGACCAAGGCCGCAACAGCGTTAGGTTCTTGATGGGCAAGGGCAAGCTAGCCCCACCTAGAGGTCACACTATTCCACGCTTAGAGCTCTGTGGAGCTGTTCTGGCAACAGAACTTGCAGAAATAATATCCATACAGCTAGACATCTCATTGGACTCTATGCATTATTACACAGACAGCAAAGTTGTGCTGGGATATATCAGCAATCGTACTCGTCGTTTTTATACGTATGTGAGTAATAGAGTGGACCGCATTCTGAAAATCTCCACTGCTGATCAATGGAAGTATGTTCCTACAGACAAGAATCCTGCCGATTCCTGCACCAGATGTATCACTTCAGTCATTGATATCATGCAGCTTCCTTGGATAATTGGCCCACAGTGGTTAAGCAATACAAGTACATCAGAATGCACTGGTACCTCGGAGTATTTTCCACTCATTGAACCTGATTATGATGCGGAAGTTAGGCCACTGATGACAAAGATCACCACCAACCATCTTTCCCCGGTGCCTGCTTGTCTCGGAACAAAGCGCTTTGAGCGTTTTTCTAGCTGGAAGTCTCTGGTTTCCGCAATCGCATCTCTTCAACGCATAGTTTGGAATCGACGCGATGGATATCATGACACCAAACCCATTAGCCAGTGTGATGCCCTCAGAAAAGCTGAGATTCTCATTCTGAAGGAAACTCAGCAAGAACACTTTACTACAGACATTAAATGCCTGGCCAATGATAAACCTCTGGCAAAGAACAGCAGTATTGCGACACTTTCACCCTATCTTGATGAGAATGGGCTACTTCGTGTTGGAGGCAGGATCAATCGAGCAGCCGGACAAATACCTGCAAGAGAAGTCAACCCTATTATCCTACCTAAAGCTAGCCACATTTCCACCTTACTTATTCGTCACTTTCATGAACAAACCAAGCATCAAGGAAGACTTATTACGGAAGGAGCTCTGCGCACAGGAGGATATTGGCTCATTGGCGCCAAACGATTGATTTCTTCTCTCATACACAAGTGTGTGACTTGTCGTAAACTAAGACGCAGTTTAGAAACTCAGAAAATGGCTGATGTTCCTACAGACAGGATAACCCCAGGACCCCCCTTTACATCAGTCGGCATTGATGCCTTTGGACCCTGGCAGGTGGCTACACGCAAAACTCGAGGAGGTGCCGCTAACAGCAAAAGATGGGGAATCATCTTTACATGCCTATTTTGTAGGGCAGTGCATATAGAAATTGTAGAGGAGATGTCAAGTTCTTCATTTATAAACGCCTTCCGTCGTTTCTTGGCAATCCGTGGCCCTGTGAAGTTTATACACTCTGATAGAGGCTCCAATTTTATCGGAGCAGCTGAAGAAATGAAGATGAATACAGTAAAGGTAGAGGAAGGACCCGTTCAAGAATTCTTGCGCAACTCTGGAATTACTTGGATATTCAATGTTCCTCATGCTTCACATATGGGAGGCATCTGGGAAAGAATGATAGGGATGACCAGAAAGATTTTAGACTCTATGCTACTTGAATCCAGATCCAAACCCCTCACACATGAAACTCTTGCTACCTTTTTATGTGAAGTCTGCGCCATTATTAATTCGCGCCCAATTGTTCCAATATCGACAGACCCAGAGATGCCCATGATTCTTAGTCCGTCCATGCTTCTGACAGGAAAAGTGGATTTCTTACCTGTTGTGTCCGATTCCTTGAATCTTCCAGACATCTATCGAGCGCAATGGAAGCATGTGCAGGTGCTCGCTGATATCTTTTGGCGTCATTGGAGGAGGGAATACCTGAGCATTCTACAAACCCGCCGTAAATGGAAGCATGAACATCGCAACCTGAATCCTGATGATGTTGTACTTATTCGAGATTCTTCGGAGCATCGGAACAATTGGCCAGTCGGCATTGTCTCGAGAGTTTTTAAGAGTGAAGATGACTTAGTCCGGAAAGTTGAGGTTAGAACCATCCGTGACGGGAAACCTACCTTCTATACCAGACCAGTGCAAGAACTTGTCGTGTTGTTAGAGTAATAGTCTAGTCGAACCTTGTCATCGATtgtttattgtattatttttctttactaaatgtaATAGTGGTATCAGTAAGATACCAGACGGGGAGTGTGCTGTAATCAAAcaagagttatgcccctttttTATCTTTGTTGTACGAGTTATctaatgtttttgtattttggaACTCTTCAATGTTTTCGTTGATCCAACGTTTTACCTAGTCGAAATACACGAGGTGCTCCACCTtcgttttcttgattttgctatCCTAGCCTGCTCAAAATGTAAGACTGATTATATAAACTCATAGTTATGAATATCCCTGTTTCTTAGATTGCTTTTTATGTGTAAATCAACTCTTTTTAATCGAACACGGTTTAATATTTTAATCGATactttggcggccatttttaaatgtgctatttctgtatatttagtatcaacaatttgttttaaaagtttctggTTTATTGATAGATCTTGAATTTATTAAGTTTTCTGAATATGTAATTTCTCTCTATTAACTCTTAAAGATAGCTTGCTAGAATATAAATGCATGTGACTGTGTGTGTATTGTATGACATGGTATTGTAATGCTGTCTTTATTTGTGTTCTATTTTTTGTTACAGCCTTTTACCATATGTTGGCACACGCTTTATCAATAAAGCTTAGAAGATTGTAACATTGCCTTCCATGGTTAACTTAGCTAgcattcaatgttttattcattCACTTGTTTGACAAAAGAGAAAAAACTCTACAATCGTTTAATGGTTACAAAGATATGAAATTGGTGTACTTGAATGTATAAGAAAGCTTAAGGGCTTTTTGAAATGGAACTGGGGTTCTCATTTGTTCTGACTGACCTGGGGATATCTAGACGTTGTTCTAGACgagaaaacaataaaatcgTCCGTCAAATGTACACTGCTTCACGATGTATAATCATATacttaaaaaaaggaaaagtaaCGTTAACGTTCACCATAAACTATTACAAAACATCTTGATAATATTCGTAACTTTAATCAATGGGATccgtatgatacatgtatataattttttaattttcagttgTATTTTAGAGAGCAAGAAACACTTTGTGCGCGTTCATGAGATTCTGAGTTTTGAGGGTTTGCGTATAAACAGCCCATACTTAAGCAATTTTGCACTCGTCtattgcaggcacgtagcatcgggggggggggggggccagggggggggggggcctgaaTTTTTCggagcaacaaattttttaaaatttacatataaaaaatgaattataatggagttgcccccccccccccccccacttttttggaagttagtaaaaaattgagatgaaaatgaagaaatgaGCAGTcaaattgaaccccccccccccccggattaggaatttcatgatttggagggaaaACAATTTTGGTAGGGAAGATTTTTGGGAAGTATAgttgagtcccccccccccccccacggattaggattttgaagattttgggaaactttaaatttcctttctctttttttttttttttttttttgcttgtcaagattttttggatgggtctggcccccccccccccactttcaaaaacgatgctacgtgcctgtattgagcaggtttttttttgtttaaatcaacaACTAGTATCCCATATGATAAGCATTACATAGAGGCTACTTAAACACATGTATTTTAGTGACATATTTactgttaaaaatttaaatcctAAGAGCAATGCAATATCCTATAGGAGAAAAAACCGCCGATAGGAATTGAATAAGAAAATCCGACAATTTCTAGTAATTTTTATTCATCTTGCAAGAAACCTGTTTCTTCAATAGAAATTATCATTTCATAAgggattttaatttttggggagttgatttttaatcaactctcctatgcagtcactcggacaaaccgaaagggAAACAGTGTTtcgacctcagcacaaatcattgctcctgacaagacttagttcttgaaaataattgatgaattcgatgtaatgtatgctaaagcattgtttttcaaggaaacttatttacaaataccttaaaaatagtcagatttaaaatggtacgaacaatttaaatattttttgtagtcgtatgtattcctacgccagagttcaatatagtctcgttcaactcgacgctcggctgtctccgtaaatccttgtcggagatttacggtgtcagccgagcgtttggttgaacgagactagagttcaatattgcttggatccatacaattttcgagaaatatttctattacatagtatgattgaattaattttatctttaaatattatttaacatgattcatatggaggtttctcgacattctagtcgaacaagtttaaaaattcatattataaaaatatgcgtaattcaaattagaaactacgtacatacatgtacttgtcatgcaaaacaacattcatcgattttaaaataaataaacataaaaaaaatcaactcccgtcagttcttcagtactttgattaaagatAAGGTTTATACCCCTCAGGTGTCAGATACCCTAAAGAAGTAATAATACAGTATACTGTACAGGCAATGTTCTTTCTTACGGCAGTCTTGGCAgatatcattttcatttgaaacTGCTTCTTAGACGGCTGCTAAAATGCCATTTTGGCACTGGCATAACTGGCTTCACGGTTTAATAACTGAAAGTAGAGTGATATTTTCCCTTTCTTATGTTAAAATCAACATGCATATGGATGACCCAGAACACGTTCTCTCCATTCGAAGTTTAGAATATATTTAATCAAACAAACGAAGGATTTCTTTGATGGTTCATACGGGTATAAAGATACCTATCTAATATTGCATACAAATACGAATCAGCAGCGGTTTACAGAGTTTTTCTCGTCATGATAGCTACGTCATAGCATGTATTTACGCCTCAAAAGaagttatttaaatatttgtatgaataatttgttaattttaggAATGTGAAAGTTTTACCGTGTACTTCGTGAtatttgtttaacattttatccAAATATATAGTAAGTGTACATTTACCATCAACTTACAGGTACATCTTAAGGCTGAAGAATTAACCTCCAGCTTAATATCGCAGATACAAatagagttttttttaaagaaatgcaaATTAATGAAACCCATTTATATTGATGAAATACCAACAAAATAGGATGTAAAATATTGGTAACTTGGTTTTAAACTCTACTTTGTCTCTTGTGTTGCAAGCTTCCCAGtgttttttgatattttgtctGCTGTTTGTTGAATACTCTCTTCATCAACTAGCAAGTTTTTATCTAAATGATATTGAAGGGCCTTTGCCAGATACATGTGTTTGGTAAATGATTCCAtaaaaatatcgttttccaaTGTTCTTTGTCCTTTATCGTTAACCTTCACTGGAGCTGGACATCCATAGTGGTTTAGTGCAGCTTGAAATCTCAATGGATCTTTTCCATCTTTCTCTCTTCTTATATTTTCATGAACTCTTCGGCATACAAAACACTCAAAACCCTCGAAAAAATCTTTGCCTTTCACATCAGGCCCATAATCGACTTCCCAGTCTCTTGCTGCCAAAAGTTTCAGCAGATAGTCATTAGTTATTCCAGTCTTCTTCCAGTTGAAATATTGGTCGTATTCCTCGTCGTTTGTGTCAAGATAGTTGATGTATCTAGCGATATCTTCTACAGAGTCATAATCGTCCACAACAATGGCGGATTTATTGGACGGAAGCAAGTCCTAGAGATGAAGCAACAGAAGTTAAAGGGTGAAACTAAAATTAACATCATTACTGTCTAGTATTCGATTTCACAGAAAGCTTTTCTAAGAGGTACaattaataaaagaattttctatgtaatacatgtagttagatTACATGAAGTAAAATTTTAGCAATTAAGAATGAGGCGGAGGGAGCGAAACGACTAGGCACTTTTTTAATCgctaaaattttactttatataaaTCTATCTTGCTTAGAACATAACCTACTACTTCATTGTCTAATCAAAAGATCTTCGTCAATCAAATACTagtattcttttttgtttacgGTTTTTAAGCTACAAATCAAAAATTTGACTTCGCTATGAACTTTGAGAAATTCTCTCAAACAACAGCATACTTCGTTGGGGATTCATGCGGGAAaaaaggtagcgacattgcagaaaagaAACATAACCCGCGTGTTATATGTgggtttttggggtttttttttttttttttggcaatgaTCACTACATTCATAACTCGCATTAATAATCAAAGAAactattttattctttatatttacatctttcttttaaaaacttaacgAATTTATCGTAAAGAGAAAGTAAAAGTGACTAACCTTTATTCTGGGCGAGCCTAGCACGATAGGGATGGTCCCGACATGTAGTGGTCTCCACAGTTTCTCCGTCACATAATCCTCACAGATAGCGTTCTCAATTGCGATGGCAAACTTGTATTTTGCGATAAGCTGGAAGAATTCGTCGTCTAGCATGTTTTCCAATGGATCTCGTAAGCTTTAGGACAAATGTTAATTTGAGTTTTAAGACTACCGTAAACAGTTCATATGATTATGAATTTGGAACGATTCTGGGTTTGCTAGATTCGGTTCGATTTTGGTTCAATACTATAAATCGTGGTGCATTGAAAAGTCGGTACTATGTATTGCAAAATTTTAGGCAATAGAAAAAGTTTCCACCTTTAAGCACCTTTCATTTTTGTGAGTGAAAGAAACATACAAGAAACAGGATGGTACTTTTCGTCTCTTGAAATTCCAAGACCATAATTTACtatcttaataataataaaaatatcattaatgatTGGTtcaatccaaaaaaaaatcttcatttacCTCTGAGGTAAATCTCTGTTGTGTAGACACAGTCCATACGAATCGACTTGAACGTACTTCATCAGAAGTTGTACATAACCGTCTCTGTCAGAACCAGTACCGCAGTCTGTGTTCACAAATATCACCGGGGCTAACTTCAAGCGCTCGGATTGGATGCTTTTCTCTTTCGCAGAGAGTAGATGCTTTGTGCTGGCGAGCCATTCGCCGCTTTTCAGGAACTGAGTGGCGAGAGGGTAATCCGATTCCCTTCTGAATGTACTGGTATGATTGAACAAGGTCATGACCTCCTCAAACGAAAAGAGAAAGTTGTTCATAGGGGATTCCTCGTGGACCAGGGCCCATTCATGGTGGGGTTTTCTGGGTAAAGGCAGGTCGTAGTACTTAAATGTCGTTCCGTAAAACATGAACACCTGTAAATGAAGATAGCAAATGGAAGACACTGATTACTATCAATTCAAGTATCATGataaattgatatgaaatatacGTTTACAAAAATTTGAGAATTTGTCTTTCCTATAATGATTATCAATGCCATATTCGCGAAGTTCTATAAGGGACCTTTGTTTGAGGATCATTGGTGAGATTCCTATTTCCGGTGACAAAACATCTGACGTCACCACAGTCTAAGTACTCGTTTAGTTGATCGTCGCCGTCCGTCCACCACAGTATGATTGGCTCCCTGATTTCCGGTCGTTGTGAATCTGCATGGTCAAGAGTGAAACTAGTGTCAGCTCTAACATATACATTAttcctttgatttttaaaagtaaatcacAATATATAGGAGCGGGTCGTCACCCTTGGCTAACGAAGATGCTTTGATCAAAAATATTGCAAATCTATGtactaaattttgaaattcatccTCCAATGCTTGATATTTATGTTAGCAATACTTTGCAGTTctctttaaataatatattactCAGAATATAATCAACACGTAGAACTTCTTGATTTGCAGCCTTCGTAAAATAAACGTAAAACGCTAAAAATACTGAAAATCGACAGTTTCTTTAGTTATAAATGCATTCACACCCATCTAACTTTTGGCGGTAGATAGTGATTCTAGAAGACAATACAATCAGGCATTTGTGGCTAATGCAATCAGtcgtttaaaaagaaacataCGCCAAGTCACCACAgttcatgtacatatagatgcacggatccggggggggggggggggtgtcatggGTACCAACCCCCAACCCCAACCCAccctgcaaaattcaaatttttcaaaattatacagGCATGTGTGCCTCGCATGAAATT
Coding sequences within it:
- the LOC128165031 gene encoding uncharacterized protein LOC128165031, producing MDLVENASHISTTSSSERRRRGEQKLEYLKKEAELQKEKLKLEQEEITHKAEAARKKQEVEINLNLLKQESAVMMDEEDEEDDVSLSVTTDNRKDRTRRYVENLNSHDNDIEREDADLRTPIPAESVPIPTPYRPSYIQRQHFADNSAAHFPVDPPSNTVEIQNPQTQMSSADSHLSELTLFLMRKQLVPERFSNFDDKVESYNSWKSSFQSIVAEIKVSKFEELELLVNRLSGRSKEVASSIRNANPGDADRAVKLIWERLDEMYGRPELIESSLRSQLENFRQIGSSENSRLYDLLNILIKIESLKTNPQFATSLAYYDSSSGVNPIISKLPYSLQEKWITRASAHKRTNQVPFPPFSFFVTFLKEMCAIRNDPAFAYSRPAVPANKNRPVRTPMVQSRKSEVTDPGRVDPNRCPYHKADHSIHDCYGFRAKPLTERKNFLQSRNICTRCCLSTQHLPKDCQVRIQCKICGYSNHATALHVDKVSSWSPSIHGGEGIRNSFTQPHSSGPGQANLPSTSKVSTSSTVTSKCTTFCGDRFQGKSCSKTFLVDVFHENNPNNVHRIYVIVDDQCNQTLASPELLDILNISSVPTKFTLTTCSGKTAMYGRNVLGLKVRSIDKNVTLDLPSTLECEDIPNDLSEIPTPEIAESYHHLSVITSKIPEFDPDSKVHLLIGRDLLEAHHVEEQILGPRGAPFAQKLVLGWAIIGEVCLGRIHQRTSLNVKKVSVLNDGRVTCNELCPNHLHIKEQISTSNSLVCARDFRGDNVFTKTPDDDQVGLSVEDRLFLKLMDKTFKKDEEGYWTAPLPFRQLPEYLPNNKPQAFHRAQILHTNLQRDHVKKEQFVTFMRKVLDSGAAEVAPSSSNAVCWYLPLFGVRHPRKPEQIRGVFDSSAVHEGISLNSLLMSGPDMVNSLLGILLRFRKDEVAITADIEQMFYRFRVDEDHRDFLRFYWYRENDPDDILVEYRMRAHVFGNSPSPAIATYGIRKTVENADEDLKDFVNRNFYVDDGLISLPDEASAIDLMKRTQSIMKSEGRLRLHKITSNKLAVMEAFDPSDHGEQLKEFDDDDLVHRSLGLCWNLKDDTFRFTVPVKEKPFTRRGLLSTVNSLFDPIGFITPITISGKILLRDATPPGVDWDEPLPSSYLQKWTEWQSSLQSLKEVAIPRMLSHMSVSLAKTAEVHIFCDASEKAIGASAYIKVEDDQGRNSVRFLMGKGKLAPPRGHTIPRLELCGAVLATELAEIISIQLDISLDSMHYYTDSKVVLGYISNRTRRFYTYVSNRVDRILKISTADQWKYVPTDKNPADSCTRCITSVIDIMQLPWIIGPQWLSNTSTSECTGTSEYFPLIEPDYDAEVRPLMTKITTNHLSPVPACLGTKRFERFSSWKSLVSAIASLQRIVWNRRDGYHDTKPISQCDALRKAEILILKETQQEHFTTDIKCLANDKPLAKNSSIATLSPYLDENGLLRVGGRINRAAGQIPAREVNPIILPKASHISTLLIRHFHEQTKHQGRLITEGALRTGGYWLIGAKRLISSLIHKCVTCRKLRRSLETQKMADVPTDRITPGPPFTSVGIDAFGPWQVATRKTRGGAANSKRWGIIFTCLFCRAVHIEIVEEMSSSSFINAFRRFLAIRGPVKFIHSDRGSNFIGAAEEMKMNTVKVEEGPVQEFLRNSGITWIFNVPHASHMGGIWERMIGMTRKILDSMLLESRSKPLTHETLATFLCEVCAIINSRPIVPISTDPEMPMILSPSMLLTGKVDFLPVVSDSLNLPDIYRAQWKHVQVLADIFWRHWRREYLSILQTRRKWKHEHRNLNPDDVVLIRDSSEHRNNWPVGIVSRVFKSEDDLVRKVEVRTIRDGKPTFYTRPVQELVVLLE
- the LOC128165043 gene encoding alpha-(1,3)-fucosyltransferase 10-like, whose product is MRIERAFRCFSLCFFILFVALLILLFVLGNEEPRIWTDMDDKTSQDSQRPEIREPIILWWTDGDDQLNEYLDCGDVRCFVTGNRNLTNDPQTKVFMFYGTTFKYYDLPLPRKPHHEWALVHEESPMNNFLFSFEEVMTLFNHTSTFRRESDYPLATQFLKSGEWLASTKHLLSAKEKSIQSERLKLAPVIFVNTDCGTGSDRDGYVQLLMKYVQVDSYGLCLHNRDLPQSLRDPLENMLDDEFFQLIAKYKFAIAIENAICEDYVTEKLWRPLHVGTIPIVLGSPRIKDLLPSNKSAIVVDDYDSVEDIARYINYLDTNDEEYDQYFNWKKTGITNDYLLKLLAARDWEVDYGPDVKGKDFFEGFECFVCRRVHENIRREKDGKDPLRFQAALNHYGCPAPVKVNDKGQRTLENDIFMESFTKHMYLAKALQYHLDKNLLVDEESIQQTADKISKNTGKLATQETK